The Streptomyces pactum genome contains a region encoding:
- a CDS encoding VOC family protein, which produces MDILGATLRIYVDDLDKAIPFYEGLAGGPAHRFERGGVQVAAVGCFLLMSGPESQLEVLRKITATIAVTDVEETHRVLTSLGADIIAGPVPTPAGRNLIARHPDGTIYEYVDRRA; this is translated from the coding sequence ATGGACATTCTGGGAGCCACACTGCGCATCTACGTCGACGACCTGGACAAGGCGATCCCCTTCTACGAAGGTCTGGCCGGCGGTCCGGCCCACCGCTTCGAACGCGGCGGTGTCCAAGTCGCCGCGGTCGGCTGCTTCCTGTTGATGAGCGGCCCCGAGTCCCAGCTCGAGGTACTGCGCAAGATCACCGCGACGATCGCCGTGACCGACGTCGAGGAGACCCATCGTGTCCTGACCTCGCTGGGCGCGGACATCATCGCGGGCCCGGTCCCGACGCCGGCGGGCCGCAACCTGATCGCCCGGCACCCGGACGGCACGATCTACGAGTACGTGGACCGGCGGGCGTAG
- a CDS encoding DUF5107 domain-containing protein, producing the protein MTTIRREVLTLPAAPLGPDNPLPPLRPLDEAHHIDERDRAGLPRDMARQVDYEPLRSLLPLRVRDGYDREREPREVDALVIENDRLRATVLPGLGGRVASLHHKPTDRELLYVNPVLQPANFALNGAWFSGGIEWNIGATGHTTLACSPVHAARVPAPDGGEMLRLWEWERLRDLPFQVDLWLPEGSDFLHVGVRIRNPHERPVPTYWWSNIAVPEDRRVLAPADEAWLFGYERRLRRVPVPSYDGTDRTYPLNSTHPADYFYEVPDGRRRWIAALDEHGHGLAQTSTDLLRGRKLFVWGTGSGGRRWQEWLTEPGTGGYCEIQAGLARTQLEHVRLEAESEVSWLEAYGPLDAAPRGEWHAALRRAEDRLEAVLPRDDVDAAYEAWLPYADAEPGQSLATGSGWGALEVLRTGWKLPGTPFAEDTLGDEQRPWLHLLRTGSLPEPGRHEPPGSTLVARPWRDMLETTAATPIAEYHLGVAQWHGGDRAQAVRSWERGLKTAPAGWPLLRCLAVADREDGHHERAADRYTEAFDDLCERLREQREETDVRVEDAQWTAVAAALGREAIEALLAVGRTADARAVWQRLRPATRARGRFRLTEAELLAAEGRREAARAVFDEGFEVADLREGAESIGRLWARLGDEPLPARHDFRMRPDGG; encoded by the coding sequence GTGACGACGATCCGACGTGAGGTACTGACCCTGCCCGCCGCGCCGCTGGGACCGGACAACCCGCTGCCGCCGCTGCGCCCCCTGGACGAGGCCCACCACATCGACGAACGCGACCGGGCCGGCCTGCCGCGCGACATGGCACGCCAGGTCGACTACGAGCCACTGCGCAGCCTGCTGCCGCTGCGGGTCCGGGACGGCTACGACCGCGAGCGCGAGCCCCGGGAGGTCGACGCCCTCGTCATCGAGAACGACCGGCTGCGGGCCACCGTCCTGCCCGGCCTCGGCGGCCGCGTCGCCTCCCTCCACCACAAGCCGACCGACCGCGAGCTGCTCTACGTCAACCCCGTGCTCCAGCCCGCCAACTTCGCCCTCAACGGCGCCTGGTTCTCCGGCGGCATCGAATGGAACATCGGCGCCACCGGTCACACCACCCTTGCCTGCTCACCCGTGCACGCCGCCCGCGTGCCCGCCCCGGACGGCGGGGAGATGCTGCGCCTCTGGGAGTGGGAGCGGCTGCGGGACCTGCCCTTCCAGGTGGACCTGTGGCTGCCGGAGGGCTCGGACTTCCTCCACGTCGGCGTCCGGATCCGCAATCCGCACGAGCGCCCGGTCCCCACCTACTGGTGGTCCAACATCGCCGTGCCCGAGGACCGCCGCGTCCTCGCCCCGGCCGACGAGGCATGGCTCTTCGGCTACGAACGGCGGCTGCGGCGGGTGCCCGTCCCGTCGTACGACGGGACCGACCGGACGTACCCGCTGAACAGCACCCACCCCGCCGACTACTTCTACGAGGTGCCGGACGGCCGGCGCCGCTGGATCGCCGCCCTCGACGAGCACGGGCACGGGCTGGCGCAGACGTCGACCGACCTACTGCGCGGCCGCAAGCTGTTCGTGTGGGGCACGGGATCCGGCGGGCGGCGCTGGCAGGAGTGGCTCACCGAGCCCGGCACCGGCGGCTACTGCGAGATCCAGGCCGGGCTCGCCCGCACCCAGTTGGAGCACGTCAGGCTGGAGGCGGAGAGCGAGGTGTCCTGGCTGGAGGCGTACGGGCCGCTCGACGCGGCGCCCCGGGGCGAGTGGCACGCCGCACTGCGCCGCGCCGAGGACCGGCTGGAGGCGGTCCTGCCGCGCGACGACGTCGACGCGGCGTACGAGGCCTGGCTGCCGTACGCCGACGCCGAGCCCGGTCAGAGCCTCGCCACCGGCTCGGGATGGGGCGCGCTCGAAGTGCTGCGCACGGGCTGGAAGCTGCCCGGCACGCCCTTCGCCGAGGACACCCTCGGCGACGAGCAGCGGCCCTGGCTGCACCTGCTGCGCACCGGTTCGCTGCCCGAACCGGGGCGCCACGAACCGCCCGGGAGCACCCTGGTCGCCCGGCCCTGGCGGGACATGCTGGAGACCACGGCCGCCACACCGATCGCCGAGTACCACCTCGGCGTCGCCCAGTGGCACGGCGGCGACCGGGCCCAGGCGGTGCGCAGTTGGGAGCGCGGCCTGAAGACCGCGCCCGCCGGCTGGCCCCTGCTGCGCTGCCTCGCCGTCGCCGACCGGGAGGACGGACACCACGAGCGGGCCGCCGACCGGTACACCGAGGCCTTCGACGACCTGTGCGAGCGACTGCGGGAGCAACGGGAGGAGACGGACGTCCGCGTCGAAGACGCCCAGTGGACGGCCGTCGCCGCCGCGCTCGGCCGCGAGGCGATCGAGGCGCTGCTCGCGGTCGGGCGCACGGCGGACGCCCGTGCCGTGTGGCAGCGGCTGCGCCCCGCGACCCGAGCCCGCGGCCGGTTCCGGCTGACCGAGGCGGAGCTGCTGGCCGCCGAGGGCCGGCGCGAGGCGGCACGGGCCGTCTTCGACGAGGGCTTCGAGGTCGCCGACCTGCGGGAGGGTGCGGAGAGCATCGGCCGGCTGTGGGCCCGGCTCGGCGACGAACCGCTCCCGGCCCGCCACGACTTCCGGATGCGGCCGGACGGAGGGTGA
- a CDS encoding GNAT family N-acetyltransferase, producing MPHNASRHLAEAPRVGIRPFTYEDGAEFTARARESKDLHRPWLFPPDSVQAYDAYAARLIEDPTKAGFLVCEKEADGGRDGSIAGFVNINNIVGGGFLSGALGYGAFAHAAGRGLMREGLDLVVRYAFGPMRLHRLEINVQPGNAASIALARACGFHLEGFSPRMLHIGGAWRDHQRWAITAESVTQD from the coding sequence ATGCCGCACAACGCGTCCCGCCACCTCGCCGAGGCCCCCCGCGTGGGCATACGGCCCTTCACCTACGAGGACGGCGCCGAGTTCACCGCCCGGGCCCGGGAGAGCAAGGACCTGCACCGCCCGTGGCTCTTCCCGCCCGACAGCGTCCAGGCCTACGACGCCTACGCGGCCCGGCTGATCGAGGACCCCACCAAGGCCGGGTTCCTGGTGTGCGAGAAGGAGGCGGACGGCGGGCGGGACGGCTCCATCGCCGGGTTCGTCAACATCAACAACATCGTCGGGGGCGGCTTCCTCAGCGGCGCGCTCGGCTACGGCGCCTTCGCGCACGCGGCGGGCCGCGGGCTGATGCGCGAAGGGCTGGACCTCGTCGTGCGGTACGCGTTCGGACCGATGCGGCTGCACCGGCTGGAGATCAACGTGCAGCCGGGCAACGCCGCCTCGATCGCGCTGGCCCGCGCCTGCGGCTTCCACCTGGAGGGCTTCTCGCCGAGGATGCTCCACATCGGCGGGGCCTGGCGCGACCACCAGCGCTGGGCGATCACCGCCGAGAGCGTGACCCAGGACTGA
- a CDS encoding S66 peptidase family protein: MRDLVRPSRLAAGARVAVVAPSGPVPEERLQAGLDVLRGWDLDPVVAPHVLDRHGTFDYLAGTDADRAADLQAAWCDPAVDAVLCARGGYGVQRMADLLDWEAMRAAGPKVFVGFSDITALHEAFATRLGLVTLHGPMAAGIDFTKNARAQEHLKATLFAPETVRVIASGGAPMVPGRARGVTLGGCLALLAAELGTPHARPSARGGLLCLEDVGEETYRLDRYLTQLLRAGWLDGVGGVLLGSWQECEPYERLRPMLADRLGGLGVPVAEDFGFGHCEGALTVPFGAAAELDADAGTLTLDGPALG; this comes from the coding sequence ATGAGGGACCTGGTCAGGCCGTCCCGGCTGGCCGCGGGCGCCCGGGTGGCCGTCGTCGCACCCAGCGGTCCCGTGCCCGAGGAGCGGCTGCAGGCGGGTCTGGACGTGCTGCGCGGCTGGGACCTGGACCCGGTCGTGGCACCGCACGTCCTGGACCGGCACGGCACCTTCGACTACCTCGCGGGTACCGACGCCGACCGGGCCGCCGACCTCCAGGCCGCCTGGTGCGACCCGGCCGTGGACGCCGTGCTGTGCGCCCGCGGCGGCTACGGCGTCCAGCGCATGGCCGACCTGCTCGACTGGGAGGCGATGCGTGCGGCCGGACCCAAGGTGTTCGTCGGCTTCAGCGACATCACCGCGCTGCACGAGGCCTTCGCCACCCGTCTGGGCCTGGTCACGCTGCACGGGCCCATGGCCGCCGGGATCGACTTCACCAAGAACGCGCGGGCGCAGGAGCACCTGAAGGCCACCCTGTTCGCCCCGGAGACGGTCCGCGTGATCGCCTCCGGCGGCGCACCCATGGTCCCCGGCCGGGCGCGCGGCGTCACCCTCGGCGGCTGCCTCGCCCTGCTCGCCGCCGAACTCGGCACCCCGCACGCCCGTCCCTCCGCGCGCGGCGGGCTGCTGTGCCTCGAGGACGTGGGGGAGGAGACGTACCGGCTGGACCGCTACCTCACCCAGCTCCTGCGGGCCGGCTGGCTCGACGGGGTCGGCGGGGTGCTCCTCGGGTCGTGGCAGGAGTGCGAGCCCTACGAGCGGTTGCGACCGATGCTGGCCGACCGGCTCGGCGGCCTCGGCGTGCCGGTCGCCGAGGACTTCGGCTTCGGCCACTGCGAGGGGGCGCTGACCGTCCCGTTCGGCGCGGCGGCGGAACTGGACGCGGACGCGGGCACCTTGACGCTGGACGGGCCGGCGCTCGGCTGA
- a CDS encoding prolyl oligopeptidase family serine peptidase, whose product MGESVRTLPYGSWPSPIDAALAAEHDGRPEDVGFVGDEVWWTAPRPTEGGRRTLLRRRPDGTEEPVLPAPWNVRSRVIEYGGRPWTALMTGTGPLLVFVNFADQRLYAHEPGGGEPRPLTPVSPVGGGLRWAEPHLRPERGEVWCVLEEFTGDGPGDVRRVPAAVPLDGSAAGDRDAVRELTGDRHRFVTGPRVSPDGRRAAWLAWDHPRMPWDGTELIVAEIGPEGTFRDARTVAGGPEESVAQVDWAPDGALLYSSDRTGWWNLYRDGQPLCAREEEFGGPLWKLGRRWFAPLDSGLIAVVHGRGATALGILDPESGEVVDAAGPWTEFAATLAAHGERVVAVGASPRTSHEVVELDARTGRARVIGAPHDDAVDPAYYPEPRIRTFTGPAGRDIHAHLYPPHHPGCAAPDGELPPYVIWAHGGPTTRSPLVLDLEIAYFTSRGIGVAEVNYGGSTGHGREYRNRLREQWGVVDVEDCAAVALALADEGTADRERLAVRGGSAGGWTAAASLATTDVYACGTVSYPILDLTGWGTGETHDFESRYLESLVGPYAEVPARYAERSPAEHADRVTAPFLLLQGLDDVICPPVQCERFLARMAGRGVPHAYLTFEGEGHGFRRAETMVRALEAELSLYSQVFGLDSRGIPALELTR is encoded by the coding sequence GTGGGGGAGTCAGTGCGGACTCTGCCGTACGGATCGTGGCCCTCGCCCATCGACGCGGCCCTCGCCGCCGAGCACGACGGGCGCCCCGAGGACGTGGGCTTCGTCGGCGACGAGGTGTGGTGGACCGCGCCCCGGCCCACGGAGGGCGGGCGGCGCACTCTGCTGCGGCGGCGTCCCGACGGCACCGAGGAGCCGGTGCTGCCCGCGCCGTGGAACGTCCGCAGCCGTGTCATCGAATACGGCGGCCGGCCCTGGACCGCCCTGATGACCGGCACCGGGCCGTTGCTGGTCTTCGTGAACTTCGCCGACCAGCGGCTGTACGCCCACGAGCCGGGCGGCGGCGAGCCGCGTCCGCTGACGCCCGTCTCCCCGGTGGGCGGCGGGCTGCGCTGGGCCGAGCCGCACCTGCGGCCCGAGCGCGGCGAGGTGTGGTGCGTCCTGGAGGAGTTCACCGGCGACGGGCCCGGCGACGTGCGCCGGGTGCCGGCGGCGGTGCCGCTGGACGGCTCGGCGGCCGGCGACCGGGACGCCGTCCGTGAGCTCACCGGGGACCGGCACCGCTTCGTCACCGGGCCCCGCGTCTCGCCCGACGGGCGGCGTGCCGCCTGGCTCGCCTGGGACCACCCGCGCATGCCCTGGGACGGCACCGAGCTGATCGTCGCCGAGATCGGCCCCGAGGGCACGTTCCGGGACGCCCGGACCGTCGCCGGCGGGCCCGAGGAGTCCGTCGCCCAGGTGGACTGGGCCCCCGACGGCGCCCTGCTGTACTCCTCCGACCGCACCGGCTGGTGGAACCTCTACCGCGACGGGCAGCCGTTGTGCGCCCGTGAGGAGGAGTTCGGCGGACCGCTGTGGAAGCTCGGCCGGCGCTGGTTCGCACCGCTGGACAGCGGCCTGATCGCCGTAGTGCACGGCCGTGGCGCCACCGCCCTCGGCATCCTCGACCCCGAGAGCGGCGAGGTCGTGGACGCCGCGGGTCCCTGGACAGAGTTCGCGGCCACCCTCGCCGCGCACGGCGAGCGCGTGGTGGCCGTCGGCGCGAGTCCGCGCACCTCTCACGAGGTGGTGGAACTGGACGCCCGTACCGGCCGGGCCCGGGTGATCGGCGCCCCGCACGACGACGCGGTGGACCCGGCGTACTACCCCGAACCGCGGATCCGCACCTTCACCGGCCCCGCCGGGCGGGACATCCACGCACACCTGTATCCGCCGCACCACCCCGGCTGTGCCGCACCGGACGGCGAGCTGCCGCCCTACGTGATCTGGGCACACGGCGGCCCCACCACCCGGTCGCCCCTCGTGCTGGACCTGGAGATCGCCTACTTCACCTCGCGCGGCATCGGCGTCGCGGAGGTCAACTACGGCGGCTCCACCGGCCACGGCCGGGAGTACCGCAACCGGCTGCGCGAGCAGTGGGGGGTCGTCGACGTCGAGGACTGCGCCGCCGTCGCCCTCGCCCTCGCCGACGAGGGCACCGCCGACCGGGAGCGGCTCGCCGTGCGCGGCGGCAGCGCGGGCGGCTGGACGGCCGCCGCCTCGCTGGCCACGACCGACGTCTACGCCTGCGGCACGGTCAGCTATCCGATCCTCGACCTGACGGGCTGGGGCACGGGGGAGACCCACGACTTCGAGTCGCGGTACCTGGAGAGCCTCGTCGGCCCGTACGCCGAGGTGCCCGCCCGGTACGCCGAGCGGTCGCCCGCCGAGCACGCCGACCGGGTCACCGCGCCCTTCCTGCTGCTCCAGGGGCTCGACGACGTGATCTGCCCGCCCGTGCAGTGCGAGCGGTTCCTCGCCCGCATGGCCGGCCGCGGGGTGCCGCACGCGTACCTCACCTTCGAGGGCGAGGGGCACGGATTCCGCCGGGCCGAGACGATGGTGCGCGCCCTGGAGGCGGAGCTCTCCCTCTACTCCCAGGTCTTCGGCCTCGACTCGCGCGGCATCCCCGCCCTGGAGCTGACCCGATGA